From one Rosa rugosa chromosome 4, drRosRugo1.1, whole genome shotgun sequence genomic stretch:
- the LOC133744969 gene encoding RNA polymerase II C-terminal domain phosphatase-like 4 encodes MSLGTDCPPIFHNNSGDEFSICEERTTKRPKVEEEINDHHLGTTSIHQIQIKDTCASCLCDDCANFAVTFSFKYNDGEIELLRKVATHEILHRRKLQLVLNLNHTLLRVAGIDDLTLEEEAYLDTEFTDDPLQQDILIVTVPPKMKSMLLKFRPFVQTFLKEASDMFEMNVYSNSPLSLVREMIQLLDPRNEYFGSRVFSRDDFCSTHPKNKCLDVLLAQESAVLILDHKLEAWREQNQNNVMPMQEYFFCEEEESELRSCCEMETNEGYYLALILQRLKQIHNRFFDDEVICDRLIDRDVRKVLETLRGSVLGGCKIAFDPLQADKLQLWKMAEQLGATCVEQMDASVTHVVAAHAGTPESRWALEEKKFLVYPSWIEASHCMWQKCHEDRFPVFEDDQIGQDHKRDKKKKSKKEEILATLS; translated from the coding sequence ATGAGTCTGGGGACCGATTGTCCTCCAATATTCCATAATAACTCTGGTGATGAATTCTCCATCTGTGAGGAGAGGACCACAAAAAGGCCTAAGGTAGAAGAAGAGATTAATGATCATCATCTGGGAACAACAAGCATACATCAGATACAGATCAAAGATACTTGTGCTTCTTGTTTGTGTGATGATTGTGCCAACTTTGCTGTGACATTCAGTTTTAAATATAACGATGGTGAAATTGAGCTTTTACGCAAGGTCGCCACTCACGAAATACTCCACCGCAGAAAACTCCAGTTGGTACTCAATCTCAATCACACCTTGTTGAGAGTCGCCGGTATCGATGATCTGACCCTGGAAGAAGAAGCATATTTAGATACCGAATTCACCGATGATCCTCTGCAGCAAGATATTCTCATAGTGACAGTTCCTCCCAAAATGAAATCTATGCTTCTCAAGTTTAGGCCCTTTGTTCAAACCTTTCTCAAGGAAGCCAGTGACATGTTTGAGATGAATGTGTACTCAAATTCCCCTCTATCTCTTGTGCGGGAAATGATTCAGCTACTGGATCCAAGAAATGAGTACTTCGGTTCTAGGGTGTTTTCGCGAGACGATTTTTGCAGCACCCACCCGAAAAACAAGTGCCTCGATGTTTTGCTTGCTCAAGAGTCTGCTGTTTTGATCCTTGATCATAAACTAGAGGCATGGAGGGAGCAAAATCAAAATAATGTAATGCCCATGCAAGAGTATTTTTTCTGTGAAGAAGAGGAGAGCGAGCTCAGATCTTGTTGCGAGATGGAAACTAATGAAGGGTATTATCTTGCACTTATTCTTCAACGTCTTAAGCAGATACACAATAGGTTCTTTGATGACGAAGTAATATGTGACAGACTTATCGACAGAGATGTGAGAAAGGTGTTAGAAACTCTTCGGGGGTCCGTCTTGGGAGGGTGTAAAATTGCTTTCGATCCTCTTCAGGCCGATAAGCTACAGTTGTGGAAGATGGCAGAGCAGTTGGGAGCTACTTGTGTTGAACAAATGGACGCATCGGTCACACATGTGGTTGCAGCTCATGCTGGAACACCGGAATCTCGTTGGGCACTGGAAGAGAAAAAGTTCTTGGTCTATCCGAGTTGGATTGAAGCATCACATTGTATGTGGCAGAAGTGTCATGAAGACAGGTTTCCTGTTTTTGAGGATGACCAAATTGGGCAAGACCACAAGAGagacaagaaaaagaagagtaaaaAGGAAGAGATTTTAGCAACATTGTCTTAG
- the LOC133744970 gene encoding RNA polymerase II C-terminal domain phosphatase-like 4, whose product MSIGFIPKGVFNTLSDEFIDRLRKVNTNYMLRLRKLHLVLDLNHTLLALTKLSDLTPEEEEYLNNTQTLQDVFKVQAPDDSMSPMIIKLRPFVRTFLKKASDKFEMYVYEDAPQSLVRKMVELLDPKNEYFGQRVISREDYFWSNHMGKKHLDLVLGQESAVLILGDNLEAWMEQNQKNIAVPVQKYPFFKQSCGQKSRRKSLCELKNDEGGIYLANVLQRLRRIHSMFFNDQVMCDKVFDRDVRMVLKSVEWISKTYKRKKLKSVKMISKTDKLLLRKKALSNCMWKKSDHRKKKKTEKMEEQSPEASYVEKLEDPESSVVDAVADHVGTSPAPWVHPSWIEKSIHLWKKSHADKGPVITEEGEFSCRLAAHIGTLE is encoded by the coding sequence ATGAGTATTGGTTTCATACCCAAGGGGGTCTTCAATACCCTAAGTGATGAATTCATTGACCGTTTACGTAAGGTCAACACTAACTATATGCTACGCCTTAGAAAACTCCACCTAGTACTTGATCTAAATCACACCCTGCTGGCTCTCACAAAACTCAGTGATCTGActccagaagaagaagaatatttaAACAATACCCAAACACTGCAAGATGTTTTCAAAGTGCAAGCTCCTGATGACAGTATGAGCCCTATGATTATCAAGTTGAGACCCTTTGTTAGAACCTTTCTCAAGAAAGCAAGTGACAAGTTCGAAATGTATGTTTACGAAGATGCTCCTCAATCTCTTGTGAGGAAGATGGTTGAGCTACTGGATCCTAAGAATGAGTACTTTGGTCAAAGAGTGATTTCGCGCGAGGATTATTTTTGGAGCAACCACATGGGAAAGAAGCATCTTGATCTTGTGCTTGGCCAGGAGTCTGCTGTTTTGATCCTTGGGGATAACCTCGAGGCATGGATGGAGCAAAATCAAAAGAACATAGCAGTACCAGTGCAAAAGTATCCTTTCTTTAAACAAAGTTGTGGCCAGAAGAGCAGGCGCAAGTCTCTTTGTGAGTTGAAAAATGATGAAGGGGGGATTTATCTTGCAAATGTTCTTCAACGTCTTAGGCGAATACACAGCATGTTCTTTAATGATCAAGTGATGTGTGATAAGGTTTTCGACAGAGATGTGAGGATGGTGTTAAAAAGTGTCGAATGGATTTCCAAGACCTATAAGAGGAAGAAGTTAAAAAGTGTCAAAATGATTTCTAAGACCGATAAGCTTCTGTTGAGGAAGAAGGCATTATCAAACTGTATGTGGAAAAAAAGTGATcaccggaagaagaagaagacagagaAGATGGAAGAGCAGTCACCGGAAGCTTCTTATGTTGAAAAACTAGAGGATCCAGAATCATCGGTGGTGGATGCAGTAGCTGATCATGTTGGAACGTCACCGGCTCCTTGGGTACACCCGAGCTGGATTGAAAAATCAATCCATTTGTGGAAAAAGAGTCATGCAGACAAGGGCCCTGTTATCACCGAGGAGGGCGAATTTAGTTGCAGGCTTGCAGCTCATATTGGAACGCTGGAATAG
- the LOC133745921 gene encoding RNA polymerase II C-terminal domain phosphatase-like 4 → MSLAVDSPITDSSASSDPVDDFAGFLDEVLDSDSDDDVASLQSTKRRKVEVNSNGSSSISSSEVLEVEKNGSLCEHLAGSYKDMCLICGQRLDQNENEKSELEELRVNSVREIDPGKRNSKTRELLLGHKKLHLVLDLDHTLLNTTAVGYLTPQERYLLEGDHSLEDVFVVRNSPVDLVTKLRPFVGTFLKEASEMFEMSVYTMGDRPYAQQMVKLLDPRNEYFGDRVVSRDDSTRKFEKNLDVVCAKESAVLVLDDTQQVWIKQNQDNVVLMRRYLFFRNSYDSFGFKYCMSHSELKTDESDEQTQGAYLAAILQLLKLIHSMFFDDKVAARDNLIDRDVRQVLKSVRSQVLKGCKIAFGCVLASEAQADLWNMAEKLGAVCSTQVMDPSVTHVIETDAETENSQWAVKDSKFLVHPQWIQAASFMWQKQPEDMFSIS, encoded by the coding sequence ATGAGTCTCGCCGTCGATTCTCCGATTACCGACTCATCCGCCAGCAGCGATCCCGTCGATGACTTCGCCGGCTTTCTCGACGAAGTACTCGATTCCGATTCCGACGATGACGTGGCAAGTTTGCAGAGCACAAAACGGCGTAAGGTGGAGGTGAATAGTAATGGGTCGTCTTCAATTTCGAGCTCGGAAGTCTTGGAAGTAGAGAAGAATGGTTCTTTGTGTGAACATCTGGCTGGTTCTTACAAAGATATGTGCTTGATTTGTGGGCAAAGGTTGGATCAGAATGAGAATGAGAAATCCGAGTTGGAGGAGTTGAGGGTTAACAGTGTTCGTGAAATTGACCCAGGAAAACGAAATTCAAAGACTAGGGAGTTGCTGCTAGGACACAAGAAACTTCATTTGGTGCTTGATCTGGATCACACATTGCTCAATACTACTGCGGTGGGGTACTTGACGCCGCAGGAACGGTACTTGTTAGAGGGAGATCACTCTCTGGAAGATGTTTTTGTGGTGCGAAATTCGCCTGTGGATTTGGTGACCAAGTTGAGGCCGTTTGTTGGGACGTTTTTGAAGGAGGCCAGTGAGATGTTTGAGATGTCTGTGTACACAATGGGGGATCGACCCTATGCGCAGCAGATGGTTAAGCTGCTGGATCCTCGAAATGAGTACTTTGGTGATAGAGTTGTATCGAGAGATGATAGCACCAGGAAATTCGAAAAGAATTTGGATGTTGTGTGTGCTAAAGAGAGTGCTGTTTTGGTGCTTGATGATACACAGCAAGTGTGGATAAAGCAGAATCAGGACAATGTGGTACTAATGCGGAGGTATCTGTTCTTTAGGAACAGTTATGACTCTTTTGGCTTCAAGTATTGTATGTCTCATTCGGAGTTGAAGACTGATGAAAGTGATGAGCAGACTCAAGGAGCTTATCTAGCAGCTATTCTTCAGCTTCTTAAGCTTATCCACAGCATGTTCTTCGATGATAAAGTGGCTGCGCGGGACAATCTAATTGATAGAGATGTGAGGCAAGTGTTAAAAAGTGTTAGGAGTCAAGTCTTGAAAGGGTGTAAAATCGCCTTCGGCTGTGTTTTGGCATCAGAAGCCCAAGCTGATTTGTGGAACATGGCAGAAAAGTTGGGAGCAGTTTGTTCCACACAAGTAATGGATCCATCAGTCACACATGTGATCGAAACAGATGCGGAAACAGAAAATTCTCAATGGGCAGTGAAAGACAGCAAGTTTCTGGTCCATCCACAGTGGATTCAGGCTGCAAGTTTTATGTGGCAAAAGCAACCTGAAGACATGTTCTCTATATCATAG
- the LOC133743889 gene encoding non-specific phospholipase C6, with protein MGASKTRPLLLPSSFFLLLLTLSWTSPITQLALAQQQQQQPIKTIVVLVMENRSFDHLLGWMKNAINPAINGVTGQECNPVSTKNPDPKSICFTDDAEFVDPDPGHSFEAVTQQVFGSSPNPSMSGFVEQALSMSPNLSETVMKGFRPESVPVYASLVGEFAVFDRWFSAIPGPTQPNRLFVYSATSHGSTSHVKKQLARGYPQKTIFDSVHENGMDFGVYFQNIPTTMFYRNMRKLKYILKFHQYDLKFKKHARDGKLPSLTVIEPRYFDLKGMPANDDHPSHDVANGQKLVKEVYETLRASPQWNETLLVITYDEHGGFYDHVQTPYVNVPNPDGNSGPAPYFFKFDRLGVRVPTIMISPWIKKGTVISGPQGPTPNSEFEHSSIPATIKKMFNLSSNFLTHRDAWAGTFEQVVGQLTSPRTDCPVTLPDVTPLRTTEAKEDSGLSEFQGEVVQLAAVLNGDHFLSSFPDGMSKKMTVKEAHDYVKGAVSRFIRASKEAIKLGADKSAIVDMRSSLTTRSKTKN; from the exons ATGGGAGCCTCCAAGACCAGACCTTTACTCTTGCCATCTTCATTCTTCTTGCTGCTTCTCACTCTGTCATGGACTTCTCCAATAACCCAATTGGCTCTGGcccagcaacaacaacaacaacccatCAAGACCATTGTGGTTCTGGTCATGGAGAACAGGTCCTTTGATCACTTGCTTGGCTGGATGAAGAATGCTATAAACCCAGCCATCAATGGCGTCACAGGCCAAGAATGTAACCCTGTTTCGACCAAAAACCCGGACCCGAAATCCATCTGCTTCACGGACGATGCCGAGTTTGTGGATCCGGATCCGGGTCATTCGTTTGAGGCTGTGACGCAGCAGGTATTTGGGTCGAGTCCTAATCCATCAATGTCAGGTTTTGTTGAACAAGCACTGTCTATGTCTCCCAATCTATCCGAGACTGTCATGAAGGGGTTTAGGCCGGAATCTGTGCCGGTTTACGCTTCTTTAGTCGGTGAATTTGCGGTTTTTGATAGGTGGTTCTCTGCAATTCCGGGCCCAACACAGCCCAACAGGCTGTTTGTGTACTCTGCAACTTCACACGGCTCCACCAGCCATGTGAAGAAGCAATTGGCTCGGGGCTACCCGCAGAAAACAATATTCGACTCGGTTCATGAGAATGGCATGGATTTTGGGGTCTACTTCCAGAACATACCCACCACCATGTTTTACAGAAACATGAGGAAGTTGAAATACATATTGAAATTTCATCAGTATGATTTGAAGTTCAAGAAACATGCTAGAGATGGCAAGCTACCGAGCTTGACGGTGATCGAGCCGCGCTATTTCGATCTGAAAGGGATGCCGGCGAACGATGATCACCCTTCTCATGATGTTGCCAATGGGCAGAAGCTGGTGAAGGAGGTCTATGAGACACTGAGGGCTAGTCCTCAGTGGAATGAGACCCTTTTGGTCATTACTTATGATGAGCATGGTGGGTTTTATGATCATGTCCAGACTCCTTATGTCAATGTCCCTAATCCGGATGGGAATAGCGGCCCTGCTCCTTATTTCTTCAAGTTTGATCGGCTCGGCGTTCGCGTGCCGACGATTATGATCTCTCCATGGATCAAGAAAGGGACCG TAATAAGTGGTCCACAAGGACCTACGCCAAATTCTGAGTTTGAGCATTCTTCAATACCTGCCACAATAAAGAAGATGTTCAATCTCTCCTCGAATTTCTTGACTCATAGGGATGCATGGGCTGGGACATTTGAACAAGTTGTTGGGCAATTAACTTCTCCAAGGACAGACTGCCCAG TGACGTTGCCGGATGTGACGCCTTTGAGGACCACTGAGGCGAAGGAAGACAGCGGTTTATCCGAGTTTCAGGGTGAGGTAGTCCAGTTAGCTGCAGTGCTTAATGGAGATCACTTCTTGAGCAGCTTCCCTGATGGAATGAGCAAGAAGATGACTGTGAAGGAAGCTCATGACTATGTAAAGGGTGCTGTTTCTAGGTTCATTAGAGCAAGCAAAGAGGCAATCAAGTTGGGAGCAGATAAATCAGCAATTGTAGATATGCGATCTTCCCTCACAACCAGGtccaaaactaaaaattaa
- the LOC133744061 gene encoding CBS domain-containing protein CBSCBSPB1-like isoform X1, translating into MASQGGSSRRSLSMTNASLQEKKKSSESHHGGGGHDAGRKSLSASRPPVGLTGERTVKRLRLSKALTVPESTSIQEACRRMAARRVDALLLTDSNALLCGILTDKDIATRVIARELNLEETLVSKVMTRNPIFVLSDTLAVEALQKMVQGKFRHLPVVENGEVIALLDIAKCLYDAIARMERAAEKGKAIAAAVEGVEKHWGSSNSDAGSNTFVETLREKLFRPSLSTIIPENTKVLTVSPTDTVLATAKKMQEMRISSAVVTVDNKPRGILTSKDILMRVVSQNLPPKTTLVEKVMTPNPECASVDTPIVDALHTMHDGKFLHLPVVDRDGGIVAVVDVIHITHAAVATVGNSAGVFNETASTMMQKFWDSAMALSPNDEDEECRSENSLRLASEGAETRGSHPFPSPIFPNTFAFKIQDKKGRMHRFTCNIQSLTDLITSIIHRMGDDIDRHNLPQILYEDEDRDKVILASDSDLAAAVDHARQVGWKGLRLHLDFSKTPGRRRRATAGGTMDYAYADSAWASAYSAVAAGAAIAAGFGILAYLKRAGNN; encoded by the exons ATGGCTAGTCAAGGCGGTTCTTCGAGGAGAAGTCTGTCTATGACGAACGCATCGTTGCAGGAGAAGAAGAAATCCTCTGAGAGTCATCATGGAGGTGGAGGCCATGATGCCGGCAGAAAATCGCTTTCGGCGTCTCGTCCTCCAGT GGGGTTAACCGGAGAGCGCACGGTAAAACGTTTGCGGCTATCAAAGGCTCTAACGGTACCTGAAAGTACTAGTATTCAAGAAGCTTGTCGTCGGATGGCTGCTCGTAGAGTTGATGCGTTGTTGTTAACCGACTCTAATGCATTGCTTTGTGGAATACTTACCGACAAG GATATAGCAACGAGAGTTATTGCACGCGAGCTTAATCTTGAGGAAACACTTGTTTCTAAAGTTATGACGAGGAACCCAATATTTGTACTTTCTGACACTCTTGCAGTCGAAGCCCTTCAGAAGATGGTTCAAG GAAAATTCAGACATTTGCCTGTGGTGGAGAATGGAGAGGTCATTGCTTTGCTAGATATAGCAAAGTGTTTGTATGATGCTATTGCTCGAATGGAAAGGGCAGCTGAAAAGGGAAAGGCTATTGCTGCTGCTGTGGAAGGTGTTGAAAAACATTGGGGCAGCTCTAATTCTG ATGCAGGTTCCAATACATTCGTTGAAACACTTCGTGAAAAGTTGTTTAGGCCATCTTTGTCTACAATCATTCCGGAGAATACAAA GGTCTTGACAGTTTCGCCAACAGATACAGTTTTGGCAACAGCAAAGAAGATGCAGGAGATGCGAATTAGTTCTGCAGTTGTGACAGTTGATAACAAGCCACGAGGAATTCTTAC TTCAAAGGATATTTTGATGCGGGTCGTATCACAAAATCTTCCTCCAAAGACCACCCTTGTAGAGAAG GTCATGACTCCAAATCCAGAATGTGCCTCGGTTGATACACCAATTGTTGATGCACTGCACACTATGCATGATGGAAAATTTTTGCACCTGCCTGTAGTAGACAGAG ATGGAGGTATAGTTGCTGTTGTTGATGTAATTCATATCACTCATGCTGCTGTGGCCACT GTTGGAAATAGTGCTGGAGTGTTTAATGAGACTGCAAGTACTATGATGCAGAAGTTTTGGGATTCTGCCATGGCCTTAAGTCCaaatgatgaagatgaggaaTGTCGAAG TGAAAATTCTTTAAGACTGGCTTCTGAGGGAGCAGAGACTAGGGGGTCACATCCCTTTCCATCACCAATTTTTCCAAATACTTTTGCTTTCAAGATTCAGGATAAGAAAGGCCGAATGCACAGATTTACTTGCA ATATTCAGAGTTTGACTGATCTTATAACTTCCATTATTCATAGAATGGGAGATGACATTGACCGCCACAACCTTCCTCAGATTTTG TATGAAGACGAAGATCGTGATAAAGTAATATTGGCATCCGATAGTGATCTCGCTGCAGCCGTGGACCATGCCAGGCAAGTTGGTTGgaag GGCTTGAGATTGCATTTAGATTTCTCAAAAACACCTGGTCGTCGTCGAAGGGCTACAGCTGGTGGAACCATGGATTATGCTTATGCAGATTCTGCTTGGGCATCAGCATACAGTGCCGTGGCAGCTGGGGCTGCAATTGCTGCTGGCTTTGGCATTTTGGCATACTTGAAGAGAGCCGGCAATAACTGA
- the LOC133744061 gene encoding CBS domain-containing protein CBSCBSPB1-like isoform X2 — protein sequence MASQGGSSRRSLSMTNASLQEKKKSSESHHGGGGHDAGRKSLSASRPPVGLTGERTVKRLRLSKALTVPESTSIQEACRRMAARRVDALLLTDSNALLCGILTDKDIATRVIARELNLEETLVSKVMTRNPIFVLSDTLAVEALQKMVQGKFRHLPVVENGEVIALLDIAKCLYDAIARMERAAEKGKAIAAAVEGVEKHWGSSNSGSNTFVETLREKLFRPSLSTIIPENTKVLTVSPTDTVLATAKKMQEMRISSAVVTVDNKPRGILTSKDILMRVVSQNLPPKTTLVEKVMTPNPECASVDTPIVDALHTMHDGKFLHLPVVDRDGGIVAVVDVIHITHAAVATVGNSAGVFNETASTMMQKFWDSAMALSPNDEDEECRSENSLRLASEGAETRGSHPFPSPIFPNTFAFKIQDKKGRMHRFTCNIQSLTDLITSIIHRMGDDIDRHNLPQILYEDEDRDKVILASDSDLAAAVDHARQVGWKGLRLHLDFSKTPGRRRRATAGGTMDYAYADSAWASAYSAVAAGAAIAAGFGILAYLKRAGNN from the exons ATGGCTAGTCAAGGCGGTTCTTCGAGGAGAAGTCTGTCTATGACGAACGCATCGTTGCAGGAGAAGAAGAAATCCTCTGAGAGTCATCATGGAGGTGGAGGCCATGATGCCGGCAGAAAATCGCTTTCGGCGTCTCGTCCTCCAGT GGGGTTAACCGGAGAGCGCACGGTAAAACGTTTGCGGCTATCAAAGGCTCTAACGGTACCTGAAAGTACTAGTATTCAAGAAGCTTGTCGTCGGATGGCTGCTCGTAGAGTTGATGCGTTGTTGTTAACCGACTCTAATGCATTGCTTTGTGGAATACTTACCGACAAG GATATAGCAACGAGAGTTATTGCACGCGAGCTTAATCTTGAGGAAACACTTGTTTCTAAAGTTATGACGAGGAACCCAATATTTGTACTTTCTGACACTCTTGCAGTCGAAGCCCTTCAGAAGATGGTTCAAG GAAAATTCAGACATTTGCCTGTGGTGGAGAATGGAGAGGTCATTGCTTTGCTAGATATAGCAAAGTGTTTGTATGATGCTATTGCTCGAATGGAAAGGGCAGCTGAAAAGGGAAAGGCTATTGCTGCTGCTGTGGAAGGTGTTGAAAAACATTGGGGCAGCTCTAATTCTG GTTCCAATACATTCGTTGAAACACTTCGTGAAAAGTTGTTTAGGCCATCTTTGTCTACAATCATTCCGGAGAATACAAA GGTCTTGACAGTTTCGCCAACAGATACAGTTTTGGCAACAGCAAAGAAGATGCAGGAGATGCGAATTAGTTCTGCAGTTGTGACAGTTGATAACAAGCCACGAGGAATTCTTAC TTCAAAGGATATTTTGATGCGGGTCGTATCACAAAATCTTCCTCCAAAGACCACCCTTGTAGAGAAG GTCATGACTCCAAATCCAGAATGTGCCTCGGTTGATACACCAATTGTTGATGCACTGCACACTATGCATGATGGAAAATTTTTGCACCTGCCTGTAGTAGACAGAG ATGGAGGTATAGTTGCTGTTGTTGATGTAATTCATATCACTCATGCTGCTGTGGCCACT GTTGGAAATAGTGCTGGAGTGTTTAATGAGACTGCAAGTACTATGATGCAGAAGTTTTGGGATTCTGCCATGGCCTTAAGTCCaaatgatgaagatgaggaaTGTCGAAG TGAAAATTCTTTAAGACTGGCTTCTGAGGGAGCAGAGACTAGGGGGTCACATCCCTTTCCATCACCAATTTTTCCAAATACTTTTGCTTTCAAGATTCAGGATAAGAAAGGCCGAATGCACAGATTTACTTGCA ATATTCAGAGTTTGACTGATCTTATAACTTCCATTATTCATAGAATGGGAGATGACATTGACCGCCACAACCTTCCTCAGATTTTG TATGAAGACGAAGATCGTGATAAAGTAATATTGGCATCCGATAGTGATCTCGCTGCAGCCGTGGACCATGCCAGGCAAGTTGGTTGgaag GGCTTGAGATTGCATTTAGATTTCTCAAAAACACCTGGTCGTCGTCGAAGGGCTACAGCTGGTGGAACCATGGATTATGCTTATGCAGATTCTGCTTGGGCATCAGCATACAGTGCCGTGGCAGCTGGGGCTGCAATTGCTGCTGGCTTTGGCATTTTGGCATACTTGAAGAGAGCCGGCAATAACTGA
- the LOC133744061 gene encoding CBS domain-containing protein CBSCBSPB1-like isoform X3 encodes MASQGGSSRRSLSMTNASLQEKKKSSESHHGGGGHDAGRKSLSASRPPVGLTGERTVKRLRLSKALTVPESTSIQEACRRMAARRVDALLLTDSNALLCGILTDKDIATRVIARELNLEETLVSKVMTRNPIFVLSDTLAVEALQKMVQGKFRHLPVVENGEVIALLDIAKCLYDAIARMERAAEKGKAIAAAVEGVEKHWGSSNSDAGSNTFVETLREKLFRPSLSTIIPENTKVLTVSPTDTVLATAKKMQEMRISSAVVTVDNKPRGILTSKDILMRVVSQNLPPKTTLVEKVMTPNPECASVDTPIVDALHTMHDGKFLHLPVVDRDGGIVAVVDVIHITHAAVATVGNSAGVFNETASTMMQKFWDSAMALSPNDEDEECRSENSLRLASEGAETRGSHPFPSPIFPNTFAFKIQDKKGRMHRFTCSTFLCFQQPMK; translated from the exons ATGGCTAGTCAAGGCGGTTCTTCGAGGAGAAGTCTGTCTATGACGAACGCATCGTTGCAGGAGAAGAAGAAATCCTCTGAGAGTCATCATGGAGGTGGAGGCCATGATGCCGGCAGAAAATCGCTTTCGGCGTCTCGTCCTCCAGT GGGGTTAACCGGAGAGCGCACGGTAAAACGTTTGCGGCTATCAAAGGCTCTAACGGTACCTGAAAGTACTAGTATTCAAGAAGCTTGTCGTCGGATGGCTGCTCGTAGAGTTGATGCGTTGTTGTTAACCGACTCTAATGCATTGCTTTGTGGAATACTTACCGACAAG GATATAGCAACGAGAGTTATTGCACGCGAGCTTAATCTTGAGGAAACACTTGTTTCTAAAGTTATGACGAGGAACCCAATATTTGTACTTTCTGACACTCTTGCAGTCGAAGCCCTTCAGAAGATGGTTCAAG GAAAATTCAGACATTTGCCTGTGGTGGAGAATGGAGAGGTCATTGCTTTGCTAGATATAGCAAAGTGTTTGTATGATGCTATTGCTCGAATGGAAAGGGCAGCTGAAAAGGGAAAGGCTATTGCTGCTGCTGTGGAAGGTGTTGAAAAACATTGGGGCAGCTCTAATTCTG ATGCAGGTTCCAATACATTCGTTGAAACACTTCGTGAAAAGTTGTTTAGGCCATCTTTGTCTACAATCATTCCGGAGAATACAAA GGTCTTGACAGTTTCGCCAACAGATACAGTTTTGGCAACAGCAAAGAAGATGCAGGAGATGCGAATTAGTTCTGCAGTTGTGACAGTTGATAACAAGCCACGAGGAATTCTTAC TTCAAAGGATATTTTGATGCGGGTCGTATCACAAAATCTTCCTCCAAAGACCACCCTTGTAGAGAAG GTCATGACTCCAAATCCAGAATGTGCCTCGGTTGATACACCAATTGTTGATGCACTGCACACTATGCATGATGGAAAATTTTTGCACCTGCCTGTAGTAGACAGAG ATGGAGGTATAGTTGCTGTTGTTGATGTAATTCATATCACTCATGCTGCTGTGGCCACT GTTGGAAATAGTGCTGGAGTGTTTAATGAGACTGCAAGTACTATGATGCAGAAGTTTTGGGATTCTGCCATGGCCTTAAGTCCaaatgatgaagatgaggaaTGTCGAAG TGAAAATTCTTTAAGACTGGCTTCTGAGGGAGCAGAGACTAGGGGGTCACATCCCTTTCCATCACCAATTTTTCCAAATACTTTTGCTTTCAAGATTCAGGATAAGAAAGGCCGAATGCACAGATTTACTTGCAGTACGTTCCTTTGTTTCCAGCAGCCAATGAAATga